The following are encoded together in the Mesoterricola sediminis genome:
- a CDS encoding tetratricopeptide repeat protein, producing MPPLPHPSLALVLLAGAALAAGAVLGTRHAPGPDDPVWRLRWGAWRVLARLGRNPGATWHRRGLAQGDPERGVPCLEEAARYDHPEAHFELGLWYEEGGHGPGSRDRAARHYRAAAEAGHAEACFRLAELLGWGIGPARDPGVALRWYQRSAQGGFRPAMEALARIYETADGVPEDLEKSVAWTLQAREAEPAPLRCSRFARPSPARAPAPEPGPEAGPNAEADARFRLGMGLLSEGRDPAAALGWLRRAAEGGHLEAMGELGRLLAETGDPEGEVWLRRAAALGHPGAQVRLGHLRGRTAAGPGRG from the coding sequence ATGCCGCCCCTGCCCCACCCCTCCCTGGCCCTGGTCCTCCTCGCGGGCGCCGCCCTGGCCGCGGGCGCGGTGCTGGGCACCCGCCATGCCCCGGGCCCGGACGACCCCGTCTGGCGGCTGCGCTGGGGCGCCTGGCGCGTCCTCGCCCGCCTCGGCCGGAACCCGGGCGCGACATGGCACCGCCGGGGCCTGGCCCAGGGGGACCCCGAGCGGGGCGTGCCCTGCCTGGAGGAGGCCGCCCGGTACGATCATCCGGAGGCCCACTTCGAACTGGGCCTCTGGTACGAGGAGGGCGGGCACGGCCCGGGAAGCCGCGACCGCGCCGCCCGCCACTACCGCGCGGCCGCGGAGGCCGGCCACGCCGAGGCCTGCTTCCGGCTGGCCGAACTGCTGGGCTGGGGCATCGGGCCCGCCCGGGACCCCGGGGTGGCCCTCCGGTGGTACCAGCGGAGCGCCCAGGGCGGCTTCCGGCCCGCGATGGAGGCCCTGGCGCGGATCTACGAAACGGCCGACGGGGTGCCCGAGGACCTGGAGAAGTCCGTGGCCTGGACCCTCCAGGCCCGGGAGGCCGAACCCGCTCCCCTGCGCTGCAGCCGCTTCGCCCGGCCCAGCCCCGCCCGGGCCCCCGCGCCGGAACCGGGCCCGGAGGCCGGCCCCAACGCCGAAGCCGACGCCCGCTTCCGCCTGGGCATGGGCCTGCTCAGCGAGGGCCGGGACCCGGCCGCGGCCCTGGGCTGGCTCCGCCGCGCCGCGGAAGGCGGCCACCTGGAGGCCATGGGGGAGCTGGGGCGGCTCCTGGCCGAGACCGGCGACCCGGAGGGCGAGGTGTGGCTGCGCCGCGCCGCGGCCCTCGGCCACCCCGGCGCCCAGGTGCGCCTGGGGCACCTCCGGGGACGCACCGCCGCGGGGCCCGGACGGGGCTGA